One genomic window of Kosmotoga olearia TBF 19.5.1 includes the following:
- a CDS encoding (2Fe-2S) ferredoxin domain-containing protein produces the protein MAKIKSLEELMKIKENALKELKMRDSEKRGKIIVAMGTCGIAAGAKETLKAIVETLNEKGIDDIAVVQSGCFGLCDVEPTIEVHMENSEPIIYGHVTPAQAKRIIEQHVIEGKVVGDLIVKRGEL, from the coding sequence ATGGCAAAGATCAAGAGCCTCGAAGAACTCATGAAAATAAAGGAGAACGCACTGAAAGAATTGAAAATGAGGGACTCTGAAAAACGCGGAAAAATTATCGTGGCCATGGGTACCTGCGGAATCGCTGCTGGTGCCAAAGAAACACTGAAAGCCATCGTAGAAACTCTTAACGAAAAAGGAATAGATGATATAGCTGTTGTTCAGTCCGGCTGTTTCGGGCTCTGTGACGTCGAACCTACGATCGAAGTACATATGGAAAATTCTGAGCCTATCATCTACGGCCATGTAACCCCGGCACAGGCAAAGAGAATAATAGAACAGCACGTTATTGAAGGAAAAGTTGTAGGCGATCTCATAGTGAAGCGTGGAGAACTCTAA
- a CDS encoding DMT family transporter produces MNKRVTATLLLATTAIIWGESYLFTKVAVESMPPMTLALFRFIVAVAVFIPVQIKKGVCPKRTTKQRFNIAMAGFFGVTLYFLFENYGLRLTSASDASLLVSSAPILTMILYDILHRKFDGLEYLGSTIAFIGISIVIYGGQFSEGSSVLGNSLSFLAALSWAGYTYFFDKVKDSSIATIVQLMVWGIVFITPFSIIEVFFLKDPVIFSVEAVSGVLYLGILASALGYLMWGKGIHLWGGKAATLWVYTIPVFTILGDIIFLKHRPSLFFYVGALLVGMGMSIAIWRQRKHLQVQEENASTQGLH; encoded by the coding sequence GTGAATAAAAGAGTTACCGCAACACTCCTGCTGGCAACTACTGCCATCATCTGGGGAGAATCATATCTTTTTACAAAGGTGGCTGTAGAAAGCATGCCACCAATGACCCTTGCGCTCTTCAGGTTTATCGTGGCTGTGGCTGTTTTTATTCCAGTACAAATCAAAAAAGGCGTGTGCCCGAAAAGAACAACCAAGCAACGCTTCAATATCGCGATGGCCGGGTTTTTCGGGGTTACCCTTTATTTTCTTTTCGAAAACTACGGGTTGCGCCTTACAAGCGCTTCAGACGCTTCTCTGCTGGTCTCATCTGCCCCGATTCTAACGATGATCCTGTACGACATCCTACACAGAAAATTCGATGGTCTCGAATATTTAGGGAGTACCATTGCCTTTATAGGAATATCCATAGTGATTTATGGCGGGCAATTCTCTGAGGGTTCAAGCGTGCTGGGAAATTCCCTTTCATTTCTCGCAGCGCTTTCATGGGCAGGTTATACGTACTTTTTCGATAAAGTGAAAGACTCCTCCATAGCTACGATTGTACAGCTGATGGTGTGGGGTATAGTTTTCATCACGCCCTTCAGCATTATAGAGGTCTTCTTTTTGAAAGATCCGGTGATTTTTTCAGTAGAAGCTGTTTCAGGAGTACTGTATCTGGGAATACTGGCATCCGCCCTTGGATACCTGATGTGGGGAAAGGGAATACATCTCTGGGGAGGAAAAGCGGCCACCCTCTGGGTGTACACAATCCCCGTTTTCACCATCTTAGGCGACATCATATTCTTGAAACATCGCCCTTCGCTTTTCTTCTACGTTGGCGCATTACTGGTAGGAATGGGAATGTCTATCGCTATATGGCGTCAAAGGAAACACCTTCAAGTTCAAGAAGAAAACGCTTCCACTCAAGGCCTGCACTGA
- the nuoF gene encoding NADH-quinone oxidoreductase subunit NuoF — MPTVENTILICAGGACISAGEKSVKDALQDLLKEYALDSVVKIIETGCMGACDLGPIIIVYPEGIFYQKLTPENVRRVVEEHLLKGRIVEDMLYKGEFGEVKAKPQEELPFFTKQVKIATRNLGVIDPLSIDEYIARDGYFALHKAIKEMTPEEVISEVKKSELRGRGGAGFPTGLKWEFVRKAKGDIKYVICNADEGDPGAFMDRAILEGDPHSVVEAMTIAAYAVGAQKGFIYVRAEYPLAIERFSKALETAREYGFLGKNILGTGFSFDIEIRIGAGAFVCGEETALINSIEGKRGVPRVKPPYPATYGLWGKPTLINNVETYANIAPIILHGGDWFAQYGVEGSRGTKVFALAGKIKNTGLVEVPMGITLRELIYEIGGGVPDGKKLKAVQTGGPSGGCIPEEHLDTPITYDNLKKLGTIIGSGGMIVMDEDDCMVDVAKFFLEFTVEESCGQCTPCRDGTKKMLEILEKITAGEGTEEDLEVLKELGEHIMKTSLCGLGQTAPQPVVSTMRYFWDEYIAHVKEKRCPAKRCKELTRVVIDEEKCVGCTACARVCPVNGIIGDIRKPHRIDPEICTRCGSCIEVCRFDAIKKVSP, encoded by the coding sequence GTGCCCACAGTAGAAAACACGATCCTTATCTGTGCAGGTGGAGCCTGTATTTCGGCCGGTGAAAAAAGTGTCAAAGACGCTCTTCAGGATTTGTTGAAAGAATATGCTCTTGATTCTGTCGTTAAGATAATTGAGACAGGTTGTATGGGCGCCTGCGACCTTGGCCCGATAATTATTGTTTATCCCGAGGGTATTTTCTATCAGAAACTCACCCCGGAAAACGTTAGAAGGGTCGTCGAGGAGCACCTCCTGAAAGGCCGTATTGTTGAAGACATGCTCTATAAGGGCGAATTTGGCGAGGTTAAAGCAAAACCTCAGGAAGAGCTACCGTTCTTCACCAAGCAGGTTAAGATAGCAACGAGAAACCTCGGGGTCATCGATCCGCTCTCGATAGATGAATACATAGCCCGTGATGGTTATTTTGCTCTCCACAAAGCAATCAAAGAGATGACACCGGAAGAAGTAATATCTGAGGTCAAAAAAAGCGAGCTGCGCGGTCGCGGCGGCGCTGGATTTCCAACAGGCTTGAAATGGGAATTCGTTAGGAAGGCAAAGGGCGATATTAAATACGTCATCTGTAACGCAGATGAAGGAGACCCTGGAGCCTTTATGGACAGAGCTATTCTTGAAGGAGACCCACACAGCGTCGTCGAAGCCATGACGATAGCCGCTTACGCGGTGGGGGCTCAAAAAGGATTCATTTACGTAAGAGCTGAGTACCCTCTGGCTATCGAACGATTCTCTAAAGCCCTTGAAACTGCACGCGAATATGGTTTCCTGGGAAAGAACATACTTGGAACCGGGTTTAGCTTTGATATAGAAATCAGAATTGGTGCCGGTGCCTTTGTTTGTGGAGAAGAAACTGCACTTATAAACTCTATTGAAGGTAAACGCGGTGTTCCAAGGGTAAAACCTCCATATCCAGCGACTTACGGTCTCTGGGGCAAACCCACCCTTATAAACAACGTTGAAACTTATGCAAATATAGCCCCCATCATTTTGCACGGTGGCGACTGGTTTGCTCAGTATGGAGTCGAAGGCTCGAGAGGAACAAAGGTCTTCGCTCTGGCAGGTAAAATAAAGAACACCGGGCTTGTTGAAGTGCCCATGGGAATTACCCTCAGAGAACTTATATATGAAATAGGCGGCGGCGTTCCAGATGGTAAGAAACTGAAGGCGGTCCAGACTGGTGGCCCAAGCGGTGGGTGTATCCCCGAAGAACATCTCGATACTCCCATAACCTATGACAACTTGAAGAAACTTGGGACGATTATCGGTTCTGGCGGAATGATAGTTATGGATGAAGATGATTGTATGGTTGACGTCGCAAAATTCTTCCTTGAGTTCACCGTTGAAGAGTCCTGTGGCCAGTGTACCCCATGCCGCGACGGTACTAAAAAGATGCTTGAGATACTGGAGAAGATCACCGCTGGTGAAGGAACTGAAGAAGATTTAGAGGTTCTCAAAGAACTTGGAGAACACATAATGAAGACCTCTCTATGTGGGCTCGGACAAACAGCGCCACAGCCGGTGGTTTCAACGATGAGGTATTTCTGGGACGAATACATTGCCCATGTAAAAGAGAAGCGTTGTCCAGCCAAGCGCTGCAAGGAACTCACCAGAGTTGTCATAGATGAAGAGAAGTGTGTGGGATGTACCGCGTGTGCCCGCGTGTGCCCGGTGAACGGCATAATTGGGGATATAAGGAAACCCCACAGGATAGATCCAGAAATATGTACGCGATGCGGAAGCTGTATCGAGGTTTGTAGATTCGACGCTATAAAGAAGGTTTCTCCATAA
- the aglB gene encoding cyclomaltodextrinase, with protein MFDWHTSKVVYQIFPDRFNIGDGKTAKQKENEGLYPLPGQRTVDWKEKPKRTGDRTQQLLFWGGDLKGITEKIDYIKSLGAEIIYLTPIFYAHTNHKYDTIDFFRIDPAFGTLQDFKELCETAHQKDLKIILDGVFNHVGFASKWFNGLNLFPEKGAYQSPNSPYRDYFYFSGDKYRSWVNSGSLPELNLDNPELQEILFTGKNSVVKYWLKQGADGWRIDCAHDIGNLNHIIVEAAKSVKPDALIIGEVWNYPKGWNEFARLDGIMNYHFRSLVIDLLKADMPVETVAKIMKDTVEDCGIDYLSKCWNMLSSHDVPRLSNLFDNERDIRLAIALQFSFPGVPMIYYGEELEMTGGEDPENRDAMRWENLSNSPERLNFYKKLTEIRKKKIALQIGSFGILYTSQPDRTIVFKRSTERIDDLLLIAFNLSFEKVQFKTYINESTLMTGTLFRDLFTGETFRTDVSNITLQVEPRSFRILEPIIERVPDRYTPYKRV; from the coding sequence ATGTTTGATTGGCATACTTCCAAAGTTGTTTATCAGATTTTCCCGGATAGATTCAATATAGGCGATGGAAAAACAGCCAAACAAAAGGAAAATGAAGGCCTCTATCCGCTTCCAGGCCAGAGAACGGTTGATTGGAAGGAAAAACCAAAAAGAACCGGTGACAGAACCCAGCAGCTTCTATTTTGGGGTGGAGACTTAAAAGGAATAACAGAAAAAATCGATTACATAAAGTCGCTTGGAGCCGAAATAATTTATCTCACTCCCATCTTCTATGCCCATACGAACCACAAATACGACACCATAGATTTTTTCAGGATAGACCCTGCCTTCGGAACACTCCAGGATTTCAAGGAACTCTGCGAAACCGCTCACCAGAAGGATTTAAAAATAATCCTCGACGGTGTTTTCAACCATGTGGGGTTTGCTTCAAAATGGTTCAACGGATTGAACCTGTTTCCTGAAAAAGGAGCCTACCAATCCCCGAATTCTCCATATCGGGATTATTTCTACTTTTCGGGAGATAAATATAGGAGCTGGGTAAACTCCGGTTCTTTGCCAGAACTCAACCTTGATAACCCGGAACTCCAGGAGATCCTGTTTACCGGTAAAAACTCGGTGGTAAAGTACTGGCTAAAGCAGGGTGCAGATGGCTGGCGAATTGATTGTGCACACGATATAGGAAATCTCAACCACATAATAGTTGAAGCAGCAAAAAGTGTTAAACCTGATGCACTCATAATTGGTGAGGTCTGGAATTATCCAAAGGGCTGGAACGAATTCGCAAGGCTCGATGGCATAATGAACTACCATTTCAGGTCCCTGGTGATAGATTTGCTGAAAGCGGACATGCCGGTTGAAACAGTAGCGAAAATAATGAAAGATACCGTTGAGGACTGCGGTATTGATTATCTCTCAAAGTGCTGGAATATGCTCTCCTCACACGATGTCCCGCGTTTGTCAAATCTTTTCGACAACGAAAGAGATATTCGACTCGCTATCGCTCTCCAATTCAGCTTTCCAGGAGTTCCAATGATCTACTACGGAGAAGAGCTTGAGATGACCGGCGGAGAGGATCCTGAAAACCGCGATGCGATGCGATGGGAAAATCTGAGCAACTCACCAGAACGGCTTAACTTCTACAAGAAATTGACTGAAATACGCAAGAAAAAAATTGCCCTACAAATAGGAAGCTTTGGCATTCTCTATACCTCGCAACCCGACAGGACAATCGTATTCAAACGCTCGACGGAAAGAATAGACGATCTGCTACTGATAGCTTTTAATCTTTCCTTTGAAAAGGTTCAATTCAAAACCTACATAAATGAAAGCACTTTAATGACGGGAACTCTTTTCAGGGATCTGTTCACCGGCGAAACGTTCCGAACGGACGTGTCGAACATCACCCTCCAGGTTGAACCACGATCCTTCAGAATTCTTGAGCCCATTATCGAAAGAGTCCCGGACAGGTACACACCATATAAGAGGGTGTAG
- a CDS encoding transglycosylase SLT domain-containing protein → MSGEKKYDLPVFLLILSIIVGLAAIIWYMPTNPRILTGKQTEKIRRLSVLYNAGLNSDCGAILSNESYDYDDSVLEAYRYFFGINRKPIVMLAGIKTVDNKGKKIFSSNPVIESYVNKNMRKVMPELRKRIERAVLSLNSFSKSDTTFKKRIAQEIYHAIMDFSSAKVALTINNETIDLDLSKVDPYLVASIMLVESMMNPYAVAEERSIKQDFSDTIYSRGLMQIYETTFWQLKSWINNSELDMTVDDLWSIRNNIFLGMVYLAYAQTLIER, encoded by the coding sequence ATGTCTGGAGAAAAAAAGTACGATTTACCTGTTTTTTTACTGATTTTATCCATAATTGTGGGACTTGCCGCAATTATATGGTATATGCCTACTAACCCAAGGATCCTTACCGGAAAACAAACCGAAAAGATCCGGCGTCTTTCGGTTTTGTATAATGCTGGTCTGAATTCGGATTGTGGGGCAATCCTATCCAATGAATCTTACGATTATGATGACAGCGTCCTCGAGGCATATCGCTACTTCTTCGGAATAAACCGGAAACCAATCGTGATGCTAGCAGGAATTAAAACAGTCGATAACAAAGGAAAGAAAATATTTTCGTCCAATCCCGTCATAGAATCGTACGTCAACAAAAACATGAGAAAGGTTATGCCAGAGCTTCGCAAAAGGATAGAAAGAGCTGTTCTTTCTTTGAACAGTTTTTCAAAATCCGATACGACATTCAAAAAAAGAATAGCACAGGAGATATATCACGCGATTATGGACTTCTCCAGCGCAAAGGTTGCGTTGACGATCAATAATGAAACCATAGATCTTGACCTTTCAAAAGTCGATCCATATCTTGTGGCTTCCATAATGCTCGTAGAATCGATGATGAACCCATACGCAGTGGCTGAAGAGAGAAGCATTAAACAGGATTTCTCCGATACTATATACTCGCGAGGCTTGATGCAAATCTACGAAACAACCTTCTGGCAGCTCAAGAGCTGGATAAACAATTCTGAACTCGATATGACCGTAGATGATCTGTGGTCAATAAGGAACAATATTTTTCTGGGAATGGTGTACTTGGCGTACGCCCAAACTTTGATCGAAAGGTAG
- the nuoF gene encoding NADH-quinone oxidoreductase subunit NuoF — MKPITVLVSVDSNSVLLGARHFKNHLVGLVKKYNLDGIVEVLETGSFGRYDEGALFLLLPDNIFYKINSEADVERFVEEQLLKGRRVEDLIVEELEGSETIEARTITKEERIVLKRAGEINPKNIDEYIAFDGYQGLAKALQMSPEDVIKEVKESGLRGRGGAGFPAGLKWEFTYKVDAKEKYVICNADEGEPGTFKDRLIMEGDPHSVIEGMAITAYAVGANKGYIYIRGEYFESVNNLRIAISQAYDYGLLGENILGTNFSFDLSVRLGAGAYVCGEETALIESIEGHAGRPRLKPPYPPVKGLYQKPTVVNNVETFANVPWIVLNGAEWFRSIGTESSPGTKVYSLCGNLVRRGITEVPMGTTVAELIYKHGGGIANGRNLKMVQTGGAAGTFIKPDEINTPLDFNSFRDYGVALGSGVILAVDDTHCAVDVALNLMEFFAHESCGKCSPCREGTKLIVNILKEISKGRGTKEMIGQLYDIAETMQNSAFCGLGQSVPVPLRSLLDRFRDEIEAHIGAESCPVGVCKFEKKKKKRK, encoded by the coding sequence ATGAAACCGATTACTGTGCTGGTCTCGGTGGATTCAAACAGCGTTTTGCTCGGTGCGAGGCACTTCAAGAATCATCTTGTGGGTCTGGTGAAGAAATATAACCTGGACGGTATCGTTGAGGTGCTGGAAACAGGAAGCTTTGGGCGCTACGACGAAGGTGCTCTATTCCTGCTTCTACCAGACAACATCTTCTACAAAATAAACTCTGAAGCAGACGTGGAAAGATTTGTTGAAGAGCAGCTTTTGAAAGGCCGAAGGGTTGAAGATCTCATTGTAGAAGAGCTTGAAGGATCTGAAACCATCGAAGCCCGAACGATCACGAAGGAAGAGCGTATCGTTCTGAAACGTGCCGGCGAGATAAACCCGAAAAACATAGATGAATACATCGCTTTCGATGGTTATCAGGGTCTAGCAAAAGCCCTTCAAATGAGCCCTGAAGACGTTATAAAAGAAGTAAAGGAAAGCGGGCTCAGGGGACGTGGTGGAGCCGGATTCCCCGCAGGATTGAAATGGGAGTTCACATACAAGGTTGATGCTAAAGAGAAGTACGTCATATGTAACGCCGATGAAGGTGAACCTGGTACCTTTAAAGACAGATTGATAATGGAAGGTGACCCCCACTCTGTTATAGAAGGTATGGCCATCACCGCGTACGCTGTTGGCGCGAACAAGGGGTACATCTATATCAGAGGTGAATACTTTGAATCAGTCAACAATCTGAGAATTGCCATTTCCCAGGCCTACGATTACGGATTGCTGGGTGAAAACATATTGGGCACCAACTTCTCCTTTGACCTATCAGTTAGATTAGGTGCGGGTGCATACGTTTGTGGTGAAGAAACTGCCTTGATCGAGTCAATTGAAGGCCATGCTGGAAGGCCGAGATTGAAACCACCGTATCCACCGGTGAAAGGCCTGTACCAGAAACCAACCGTAGTCAACAACGTTGAAACCTTCGCGAACGTTCCGTGGATAGTCCTCAACGGCGCGGAATGGTTCCGTTCTATTGGAACGGAAAGTTCACCCGGTACCAAGGTGTACTCACTCTGTGGAAACCTCGTTAGAAGAGGAATCACGGAGGTACCTATGGGAACCACGGTCGCAGAACTGATCTACAAACATGGTGGCGGAATAGCCAACGGAAGAAACCTTAAGATGGTTCAAACTGGTGGCGCTGCTGGTACTTTCATAAAACCAGATGAAATAAACACGCCACTGGATTTCAATTCTTTTAGAGATTACGGTGTCGCACTTGGTTCAGGTGTTATTCTGGCTGTTGATGACACTCACTGTGCCGTTGACGTGGCTCTGAACCTGATGGAATTCTTCGCTCACGAATCCTGTGGCAAATGTTCACCTTGTCGTGAAGGTACAAAACTCATAGTCAATATTCTCAAAGAAATCAGCAAAGGTCGCGGAACAAAAGAAATGATTGGCCAGCTTTATGACATAGCTGAAACGATGCAGAATTCGGCATTTTGTGGCCTTGGCCAATCCGTTCCGGTACCTCTCAGATCCCTGCTTGATCGTTTCAGGGATGAGATTGAAGCCCATATTGGCGCCGAAAGCTGTCCTGTGGGTGTTTGTAAGTTCGAAAAGAAAAAGAAGAAAAGAAAATAA
- a CDS encoding methylated-DNA--[protein]-cysteine S-methyltransferase: protein MATELGVVTTEIGAILLHADYGMLSRIELVFDSKLAPKSLPPFTTQIQEYLEGCRKTFDFPLYLPYAGFKKKVLLYVKEIPFGRVVTYGEVAKAAGSPGAARAVGQIMKRNPLPIVIPCHRVVSARGIGGFSAGLEWKRFLLELEGVSFDAI, encoded by the coding sequence ATGGCCACGGAGCTTGGAGTTGTAACCACGGAGATAGGTGCTATTCTTTTGCATGCTGATTATGGAATGCTTTCGAGGATAGAGCTTGTGTTTGACAGCAAACTGGCTCCAAAGTCTCTGCCTCCTTTTACCACGCAAATCCAGGAATACCTCGAAGGGTGCAGAAAAACCTTTGACTTTCCACTGTATTTGCCTTATGCCGGGTTTAAAAAGAAGGTTCTTTTGTACGTTAAGGAGATTCCTTTTGGAAGGGTTGTCACCTACGGTGAGGTTGCAAAAGCGGCAGGAAGCCCGGGGGCTGCCAGGGCTGTTGGACAGATTATGAAGCGCAACCCGCTGCCCATTGTCATTCCGTGTCACAGGGTTGTTTCAGCGAGAGGTATCGGGGGGTTCAGTGCAGGCCTTGAGTGGAAGCGTTTTCTTCTTGAACTTGAAGGTGTTTCCTTTGACGCCATATAG
- the nuoE gene encoding complex I 24 kDa subunit family protein — MAVEEVKETVASIYEKVMSESLEKGDILINTLHAIQDYYGNYIPLEATEALRDIMGIPLSKIYEVLTFYTMFSTEKRGKYIIRVCKSLPCHVTGGEKVVEALKDTLGIDFGNTTEDGLFTLEESSCLGLCGVSPVMMINDEAYGNLTPDKVEKIINEIREKERSDAR, encoded by the coding sequence ATGGCTGTTGAGGAAGTGAAAGAAACGGTCGCCAGTATATATGAAAAAGTAATGAGCGAAAGCCTTGAAAAGGGTGACATCCTGATAAATACGCTTCATGCCATTCAGGATTATTATGGAAATTACATACCATTGGAAGCTACCGAAGCTTTGAGAGACATTATGGGAATCCCTCTGTCAAAGATCTACGAGGTCCTCACCTTCTACACCATGTTCTCAACAGAGAAACGCGGTAAGTACATTATACGCGTTTGCAAGAGCCTTCCATGCCACGTAACCGGTGGAGAGAAGGTTGTAGAAGCACTGAAAGATACCCTTGGTATCGATTTCGGTAACACGACCGAAGACGGTTTGTTTACACTTGAAGAAAGCAGCTGTCTGGGGTTGTGCGGTGTGTCCCCGGTAATGATGATCAATGATGAAGCTTACGGAAATCTGACTCCCGATAAAGTAGAAAAAATCATCAATGAAATACGCGAAAAGGAAAGAAGTGATGCCAGATGA